In the Campylobacter concisus genome, one interval contains:
- a CDS encoding ABC-type transport auxiliary lipoprotein family protein, with product MRNLIFLAATFLFFGCSLKTDVPMATMYEIHYSNKECSAENKQKELKNVFIENVSALDMVDTRKILIVAENNKIRYLSDAKFVSEPSEMVYKSLVKGLYSNCAAKPIFSPNAKDLRLKVSIISLQIRGDKAEVSLAYELFNVNTSLKSGMITKEIFCPDPSSSTIFDTINKATNLAIDTLISEIIS from the coding sequence ATGAGAAATTTAATCTTTCTAGCAGCTACGTTTTTATTTTTTGGCTGCTCGCTAAAGACCGACGTGCCAATGGCAACTATGTATGAAATTCACTACTCAAACAAAGAGTGCTCGGCTGAAAATAAGCAAAAAGAGCTAAAAAATGTATTTATCGAAAATGTGAGTGCTCTTGATATGGTTGATACTAGAAAAATTTTGATTGTGGCTGAAAATAACAAAATCAGATACCTAAGTGATGCTAAATTTGTCTCTGAGCCAAGCGAAATGGTCTATAAATCGCTTGTAAAAGGGCTTTATTCAAACTGTGCTGCTAAGCCGATATTTTCACCAAATGCAAAAGATCTTAGACTAAAAGTAAGCATCATCTCTCTTCAGATAAGAGGCGACAAAGCCGAAGTTTCGCTAGCTTACGAGCTATTTAATGTAAACACTTCGCTAAAATCTGGCATGATCACAAAAGAAATTTTTTGTCCAGATCCAAGCTCAAGTACTATTTTTGATACGATAAATAAGGCTACAAATTTAGCAATAGATACGCTAATCTCTGAAATAATCTCTTAA
- a CDS encoding COG3400 family protein — protein sequence MKKILIIADGTFARNFLNRLLETKSNLHHYIVVSSEDYSQKSNYENFTFYQFDPTSLSKLKSVSDGYFSQFCIVCDDKNEAIAVYENLRQISTKTETVFMSSWELDEKCKEIFASDKHLSVVDIRDIAASRLMDYLPDLPVLADNIGLSEGEIMEVKVPIGSSYMYRHISSVAQKKWRIALIYRGSEIILPKPNVMIQPSDILLIVGDPNVLQNVYRSIKRESGQFPSPFGSNIYVLIDMISMDKERVSKLIKDSLYLHSKLNNKRLFFRVINPTLGENLDTLKAIKEKNIIVLMDYFNSDNKSIKYDVLKHDIGLILSDDKYFFKFKKLFYELKLPVLKTGKILLSNIKEGVILGDQSQEVENQSAVITDCCAQLDLEMKFYYFDNKHSDDEALREHFESISALFSKRIKIENHNLKNPLVKLKSTKDLLHFVMFTKSVANGGAFAFLSTNLNRLYKKLSQNAQLFVPVSE from the coding sequence ATGAAGAAAATTTTAATAATCGCAGATGGAACTTTCGCAAGAAATTTTTTAAACAGACTGCTTGAAACAAAATCAAATTTGCACCACTATATCGTTGTTTCAAGTGAGGATTACAGCCAAAAATCAAATTATGAAAATTTTACATTTTACCAGTTTGACCCAACTAGCCTCTCAAAGCTAAAAAGCGTGAGTGATGGCTATTTTAGTCAGTTTTGTATAGTTTGCGATGATAAAAATGAGGCGATTGCTGTTTATGAAAATTTAAGACAGATCAGTACAAAGACCGAGACTGTTTTTATGAGCTCATGGGAGCTTGATGAAAAATGCAAAGAAATATTTGCAAGCGATAAACACTTAAGTGTAGTTGATATCAGAGATATTGCAGCATCAAGGCTTATGGACTATTTACCAGATCTGCCAGTTTTAGCCGATAATATCGGGCTTAGCGAGGGTGAGATCATGGAAGTTAAGGTACCAATAGGTAGCTCTTATATGTATCGTCACATCAGCTCGGTAGCTCAAAAAAAATGGCGAATAGCTCTCATATATCGAGGCAGCGAGATCATCTTGCCAAAGCCAAATGTAATGATACAGCCAAGCGATATATTACTAATCGTTGGTGATCCAAATGTGCTTCAAAATGTTTATCGCTCGATCAAGCGTGAAAGTGGGCAGTTTCCAAGCCCGTTTGGTAGCAACATCTATGTGCTGATCGATATGATCTCAATGGATAAAGAACGTGTTAGCAAGCTCATAAAGGATAGCTTGTATTTGCATTCAAAGCTAAATAATAAACGCCTTTTTTTTAGAGTGATAAATCCAACTTTAGGTGAAAATTTAGATACTTTAAAAGCGATAAAAGAGAAAAATATCATCGTTTTGATGGATTATTTTAATAGTGATAACAAATCTATAAAATATGATGTTTTAAAGCACGACATCGGCCTAATCTTAAGCGACGATAAATACTTTTTTAAATTTAAAAAGCTGTTTTACGAGCTAAAACTTCCAGTGCTAAAAACGGGTAAAATTTTGCTCTCAAATATAAAAGAGGGCGTTATACTAGGCGATCAAAGCCAAGAAGTGGAGAATCAATCAGCTGTGATAACAGACTGCTGTGCACAGCTTGATTTGGAGATGAAATTTTACTATTTTGATAATAAGCATAGCGATGATGAGGCGTTAAGAGAGCATTTTGAAAGCATTAGCGCGCTATTTTCTAAGCGTATAAAGATAGAAAATCACAATCTTAAAAATCCGCTTGTAAAACTAAAAAGTACAAAAGATTTGCTTCATTTTGTAATGTTTACTAAAAGCGTGGCAAATGGTGGGGCATTTGCCTTTTTATCGACAAATTTAAATAGGCTTTATAAAAAACTAAGCCAAAATGCACAGCTTTTTGTACCAGTAAGTGAGTAA